The Kineothrix sp. IPX-CK genomic interval GTGCAGCTTAAGCTTTACGAGAACGACAGACACGAGATATTAAATGAAACGGATAAGTTAAAGGTATATGAAGATATATACTCATGGATTTTATCCGTCTTATAGGTGGGTAGATAGGCAACAAAAAAGGAGATTAATGTGAAAAATAAATTTTTCACATGTAAATTTGTGCTTGCGTCCAAATTCGCAGGCATCGAAAACTTGGAGGACTATTATGAAAAAATGGTTGGCATTAATAGGCGTTTTATTTTTGACAGGTTTATTCGGCATGAGCGCGTCCGCGCAGGAGGAAGGCAAGATTGTGGTCGCTCTCGGTGCGGACCTTACGGAGGAGCAAAAAGCTTCGGTATTGGAGCTGATGGGAATAACGAAGGATCAGCTTGCCGGATATGATGTGATTTACGTTACGAATGCGCAGGAGCATCAATACCTGGATGAATACTTAAGCTCCTCTGTCATCGGGAGCAAGTCCTTATCCAGCGTGATGCTGAAAAAGCAGGCAGCAGGCAGCGGCGTTACGGTAACGACGAAAAATATCAATTACTGTACCACCGGCATGTACCGCAATGCTTTGCTTACGGCAGGTGTGGAAGATACGAAGGTAATCGTTGCAGCGCCCTCTCAGATTTCGGGAACCGCCGCTTTAATAGGTGCGGTAAAGGCTTACGAGAAGATGGAAGGAACAACTATTTCTGACACTTCCCTCTCCAGCGCGCTGGATGAACTCATTACTACCGGAGAGCTTGCAAAAGCAGCGCAAAATGTGAGCGGAGACGATATAGAGAAATTGATCGCTTACATTAAGGAGAAGGTAGCGAACGGAGAACTGGAGACGGATGAGGATATCCGGGCTGCTGTAGAAGAAGGAGAAGAGCGCTTTGGAGTTAGCCTGACGAAGGAAGAGGTACAGAGAATCGTGGACTTGATGAACAAGCTCGAGGGTATGGGACTGAACAGCGACTATTTAATCAGTCAGGCGGAGAAGCTTTACAATAAATACGGAGCTGATATCGTGAACC includes:
- a CDS encoding DUF1002 domain-containing protein codes for the protein MKKWLALIGVLFLTGLFGMSASAQEEGKIVVALGADLTEEQKASVLELMGITKDQLAGYDVIYVTNAQEHQYLDEYLSSSVIGSKSLSSVMLKKQAAGSGVTVTTKNINYCTTGMYRNALLTAGVEDTKVIVAAPSQISGTAALIGAVKAYEKMEGTTISDTSLSSALDELITTGELAKAAQNVSGDDIEKLIAYIKEKVANGELETDEDIRAAVEEGEERFGVSLTKEEVQRIVDLMNKLEGMGLNSDYLISQAEKLYNKYGADIVNHADEAISEAVSDAVTNAAGGFFQSIKNSVKDFFSSIFK